A window of Mucilaginibacter paludis DSM 18603 contains these coding sequences:
- a CDS encoding FecR family protein yields the protein MDSENSNKILIRKYLNQQCTPQEMEKVKKLMGLPNVQELFDEVLEESWTGLTPEDHTDQSHLDQQLRKFHKKAGTTQISDHQVETQLPVVIWLRKNRRFLSHAAVWLVLTMSCIGYGIIRYRKSQLMVMREMANPYGQRSEIILPDKSEVFLGAGSKLTVPEKFTGDLREVKLEGEAFFQVTKNPLKPFVIHTGTVQTRVLGTSFKIEAFNNKPLVVAVATGKVRVDRYWGHNHQSLAILTPGQTVTYNEGKSILGTIAIYDVLSWKDGRQVFKNRPLKDITDVLERWYNVKFQYLNVKKSTDRISIVLQSKSPLLDVMDVLSATGHFKYVIKGKKVTIN from the coding sequence ATGGACTCAGAAAACAGCAATAAAATACTGATCAGGAAATACCTCAATCAACAATGCACTCCGCAGGAAATGGAGAAAGTTAAAAAATTGATGGGGCTTCCAAATGTACAAGAGCTGTTTGATGAGGTATTGGAAGAGAGTTGGACGGGCCTCACTCCCGAAGATCATACCGATCAGAGCCATCTCGATCAGCAATTGCGTAAATTCCATAAAAAAGCGGGTACTACTCAAATTTCAGATCATCAAGTGGAAACCCAATTACCTGTTGTAATCTGGTTACGCAAAAACCGCAGATTTCTTTCACATGCTGCAGTATGGCTTGTATTGACGATGAGTTGTATCGGTTACGGCATTATACGATACCGAAAAAGCCAGTTGATGGTTATGCGTGAGATGGCTAATCCGTACGGACAACGATCTGAAATTATTTTACCCGATAAATCTGAAGTCTTTTTAGGTGCAGGCAGTAAGCTTACCGTTCCGGAAAAATTTACTGGTGATTTACGGGAAGTCAAACTGGAGGGAGAGGCATTTTTCCAGGTAACTAAAAATCCGCTTAAGCCATTTGTTATTCACACCGGCACTGTACAAACCAGGGTGTTGGGCACATCATTCAAGATAGAGGCATTTAACAACAAACCGCTTGTAGTAGCCGTAGCAACGGGAAAGGTTAGGGTTGACCGTTATTGGGGCCACAACCATCAATCGCTTGCTATCCTTACGCCGGGGCAAACAGTAACTTATAACGAGGGAAAAAGCATATTAGGCACTATTGCAATTTATGATGTACTGTCATGGAAAGACGGCAGACAGGTGTTTAAAAACCGGCCGTTAAAAGATATAACAGATGTGCTTGAACGGTGGTATAATGTTAAGTTTCAATATCTAAACGTCAAAAAATCCACCGACCGTATCAGTATAGTCTTGCAATCAAAATCGCCCTTATTGGATGTAATGGATGTATTAAGCGCTACCGGTCACTTTAAGTATGTGATAAAGGGAAAAAAAGTCACTATTAATTAA
- a CDS encoding RNA polymerase sigma factor, whose amino-acid sequence MQLLLLKFCGLVMSRAIQNLPDKVLLAKHRNGERGAFDILFKRYYQSLFNYAYKILGNFEIAEELTMDVLLRLWQKQNEIILEGDIQPYLKRSVKNAIFNHHRKKILDTITIDEFIPQIIQAPGAADDTLKHDDLQKLYLKKLSELSPQRQKVFRMSREENMTYAQIAKKLDLSVNTVENYMVASLNFFRKHLKEYADHIVILIIALLFP is encoded by the coding sequence TTGCAATTACTTTTGTTAAAATTTTGCGGGTTAGTTATGTCAAGAGCAATTCAGAATTTGCCAGATAAAGTATTATTAGCTAAGCACCGCAACGGGGAAAGAGGCGCATTTGATATTTTATTTAAGAGGTATTATCAATCACTATTTAATTACGCTTATAAGATTTTAGGGAATTTTGAAATTGCCGAGGAGCTAACAATGGATGTGTTGTTAAGGCTTTGGCAAAAGCAAAATGAAATCATATTAGAGGGTGACATACAACCGTACCTTAAACGTTCTGTTAAGAATGCAATATTCAATCATCACCGCAAAAAAATACTTGATACAATAACGATAGACGAATTTATACCTCAAATTATTCAGGCCCCCGGCGCCGCTGATGATACGCTTAAACACGACGACCTTCAAAAACTATATTTGAAAAAGCTGAGTGAACTAAGCCCCCAACGCCAGAAAGTTTTCAGAATGAGCAGAGAAGAAAACATGACCTATGCTCAAATTGCAAAAAAACTCGATCTTTCAGTAAACACAGTCGAAAATTATATGGTGGCTTCGCTTAACTTTTTTCGCAAGCATCTCAAGGAATATGCTGACCATATTGTCATTCTGATTATTGCATTGTTGTTTCCCTAA
- a CDS encoding helix-turn-helix domain-containing protein produces MKHYKNLSELHRDNGFPPPEHPLISIYQCNQTCSIGDRAFTSDFYMIGFKKLKSGVIKYGRTRYDHDCGSMMFVKPRQVIEMTGLEMEENGFLIFVHEDFLAGHILHSEIKEYHYFDYETNEALHLSPKEEQAIWALYDALSTEYQNNQDEFSRELMLTNIGAMLKYAQRFYKRQFINRTSLSGKTVSKFNEALGAYFSKGLLQTKGLPSVNLMAGQLNLSARYLSDLLKQETGKTAIELIHIFLISEAKNLLIGADQSVAEIAYHLGFENMSYFSRLFKQEVGLSPMQFKKQRLN; encoded by the coding sequence ATGAAGCACTACAAAAACTTAAGCGAATTGCACCGCGACAACGGATTTCCACCACCCGAGCACCCCTTAATCAGCATATACCAGTGTAACCAAACCTGTAGCATTGGCGACAGGGCCTTTACCTCCGATTTTTATATGATTGGCTTCAAGAAGCTTAAATCGGGCGTTATTAAATATGGCCGTACCCGCTATGATCATGATTGCGGCTCCATGATGTTTGTGAAACCAAGGCAGGTAATTGAGATGACGGGGCTTGAAATGGAAGAAAACGGCTTTTTAATTTTTGTGCATGAGGATTTTTTGGCCGGGCACATTCTGCATTCGGAAATTAAGGAATACCACTACTTTGATTACGAAACCAACGAGGCCCTGCACCTTTCGCCAAAGGAAGAGCAGGCCATTTGGGCGCTGTACGATGCCTTATCAACAGAATACCAAAACAACCAGGACGAGTTTAGCCGCGAGCTGATGCTAACCAACATTGGTGCCATGCTAAAATATGCCCAGCGCTTTTATAAGCGGCAATTTATAAACCGCACCAGCCTTTCGGGCAAAACGGTTTCTAAATTTAACGAGGCTCTTGGAGCCTATTTCAGCAAGGGCCTGTTACAAACTAAGGGGCTGCCATCTGTCAACCTGATGGCCGGGCAACTCAATTTATCAGCCCGGTACCTGAGCGACCTGCTGAAACAGGAAACCGGAAAAACGGCCATCGAGCTGATCCATATTTTTTTGATATCTGAAGCCAAAAATTTATTGATTGGGGCCGATCAAAGCGTGGCCGAAATTGCTTACCATTTGGGATTTGAAAACATGTCGTACTTTTCGCGCTTATTTAAGCAGGAAGTTGGCCTTAGCCCGATGCAATTTAAAAAGCAGCGTTTGAATTAG